GTAAGTGCTGGGCGAGTTGAATAATTAATATCTCCTGTTATGTACTATGTTCTCCCTGTTTCCTACCTCACCTCCTTTGTCTATATCAATCTCTCTGACTTTTTCTCtgcctgtttctctctttttctgttctctctctccttgGTCTCTaaattctctctgtctcttccacCTGCTGCCGCAGGGGCCCCCATGGCGTCTGGACAATGGAGGAGCGGGGCCTGGCCCCCACGTTCGACACCACCTTCGAGAACGCCCAGCCCACAAAGACCCACATGGCGCTGGTCCAGCTGGAGCGTGTGGGCCTCCTGCACTTCCTGGTCAGCCAGAACGTGGACGGACTGCACGTGCGCTCCGGCTTCCCCAGGTGCCCCCAGTGTCCAGCCCCCTGCCTTGCCTTGAGCAGGCCACccctctccctgagcctcagtttccttatctagaaAATGGACATTGATGCAGCCCGTCCCTCTCCAGGCCCCTGGGGCAGTTCAGCGAGGCAGCCAGGGAGGGTTGGCGCTCAGCTGTCAGGTCTCTCAGTAGCACCTGGAGAGCTGGGCGGGATCCCCTCTTCCTGGTCCTGGGAGGATTCCAGCCCTGAGCCCTCTGGATCTTGGCTGGCTGGGGATCTGGGGATCCTGCTTCTCCACtgagcctcttccttctcctcccacagagACAAGCTGGCAGAGCTCCACGGAAACATGTTTATAGAAGAATGTGTCAAGTGTAAGATGTGAGTGCCACTGTGGGAGGGGGCGGGACACAAGGCATGGATGACCCAGGTCAGGCTCCCCAAAAGGTCCTGGTGAGCTAAGCCTGCTGCGTCTAGAGTCAGGGGTGTGACCCTCCCAAGGTGGGATCTGGGAGTGTATCTTCCTCCTGGGAGGTGTGTTCATTTCCTGCAGCTGCCAAAACAACCACAAACCTGAGtaacttaaaaacaacagaaattcataaTCTTATGGGTCTGGAAGCTACAAGTCCAACATCAAGGTGTTGGCAAAACCGTGTTCCCTccacagagtcttaaacactaacctaccagggaagtccccaggccaGCTTTTTCATGGAAGGCCCCCTCTGCTTCCCCATCCCCAACCCCTGCTGGGTTTGCCAGCTGTCACCTCATGTTTAGATTCTGGTCTTATGCTCCCGCACTTTCCTAGGAAAACAGCTCTGTGTAAAAAGCAGGAGCTGCCCAGGTAGGCTGCAGGGTGGCTGCCTGGGAAGCAGCAGTGAGCCGACCCTTTCCTCCTTGGCACAGGCAGTATGTCCGGGACACCGTGGTGGGCAGCATGGGCCTGAAACCCACGGGCCGGCTCTGCACCGTGGCCAAGTCCAGGGGGCTGCGGGCCTGCAGGTGAGTGACCCCTCCCCATGCCCTGGACCCCAGGGAGGGCCGCCAGTCTCCTGCTGACTCCCCTGCTCTCGCTACAGGGGGGAGCTGAGAGATACCatcctggattgggaggattcCCTGCCTGACCGGGACCTCACCTTGGCCGACGAAGCCAGCAGGTCTGACCCCAGTGGGtcctgggtggggtgggtgggggaggggcagaaacACAGCTAGCTCCAGCCCCGAGGGACCTCAGGAAAGGATTCCAGAGAGGAGTGATCAGCACCCTGTCTGGGCCTCACTTTGCTCGTAATAGCTCTTGTACTGAGCCCTCACATACCATCCTTACCACACCCCAGGGTGGGTGCTGCTCaggcccatttcacagaggaggaaactgaggctggagcAGCTGGActcctccatccaggctgcccagCCCAGAAGTGACTGAGCCAGGATCAGAACCCAGGAGTCCAAGTATAGATGGCCTGCTCCCCACCAGCAGCTCCACTTCTGCCGACAGGGTTGGGGGGTGGCCCAGAAGAAGGGAAGCATCAGAGGCAGGCCATGGCTGGGCCCCCAGCAGAGGTGGGTGCTGTGTGAGCAGGTCTCCCAGGACTGGCCCCGTTGTGTTGGCAGAGCAGTGAAGCCATGGTGTTTGAGCAAGGGTCAGGGAGTATATGTGCTGGCCACTACACGCCCCTGCCTCATGGGGCAGGAAGAGTGCTGCAGAGACCCTTGCCAAGGGGCTTAGACTAATCCTGCCTCCTGGCCCCAGGAATGCAGACCTGTCCATCACACTGGGCACCTCCCTGCAAATCCGGCCCAGCGGGAACCTTCCCCTCGCCACCAAGCGACGTGGAGGTCGCCTGGTCATCGTCAACCTTCAGCCCACCAAGCACGTACGTGTGGGAGCCTACCCCTGATATCACCCCTGGACCCCACCTCAAGCCTTCCCCCTCCACCTGACTGGTCCCCGCCTCCACAGGACCGCCACGCAGACCTGCGAATCCACGGTTATGTTGATGAGGTCATGACACGGCTCATGAAACACCTGGGCCTGGAGATCCCGGCCTGGGACGGCCCCCACATGGTGGAGAGGGCACTGCCGCCCCTGCCACGCCCACCTGCTCCCAAGCTGGAGCCCAAGGAGGAGGCCTCCCCCCAGCTCAACAGCCCAGTGCCTGCCAACCCCAAGCAGGAACCCACAGCTGAGCCCTGCACCCAGCACAATGGTTCTGGACCCACCAGCCCCAAAAGGGAGCGGCCGGACAGCCCTTCCCCTCACAGGCCTCCCAAAAGAGTGAAAACCGAGGTGGTGCCTAGCTGACCAGGGGCCCCAGGGAGGGCGgggttttttaaaatagaaatcgtgggttctttttcttttttcttaccgGTCTCACTTTGTTactcatttctgtcctttggggGAGACCTCAGGGTGCTGAGAGCTGGGCTCCAGGCCCGGGGGCAGACTTGCCGTCCACTGGACCTCCCTTTAACTTGGGGCCTATGGAGGGGGCTTGGCAAGGAGCATCCCTGCCCCGGATCCTGAACTTGGAGCTGACAACCCCACACCTGCTCCACCCCCAGTCTGCAGCCCCTGACTCAGGGTGTTCTTGGGAGGCGTGACCAGGCCCTCCCTGATTTCCAGCCTAAACAGGAATCAAGCCTGTCTGCCCCCTGGACCCTCACACTCCCCAACCTCTGCCTATCCCCACACAGCCTTCACAGCCCCtctaggagggaggggacacacagCCACCATTTAGGAGCCAAACTTCATGGCAGGACAGACAACAGAGGCTCACACTGCCTTTGTGGCTGGAGGGAGACAAGTGGGTCCACCTGACTTCCTCCAGGCTTCCAGAAAAGCCTTCAATGCAATAAAAGCAGAATTTCTTGCATCTTGAGTCTGTGTTTACCATCCACAACCTTGCccagggtccaatccctgggggTAGGACTGTGTGGTGCCTGCggctcctggtgtgtgtgtgtgctgggacaTTCATACAGTCCAGCTCTGGCGGTAAAGGAAGGCCTTACCAGCTGTTGACATTCCTTGAGTCCTccatttgtaaatattatttctgTGATTCTTTAATCCGTGCCCTATGCTACTAGGCTTTGAGCCTCTCCAGGAGAGAGGCCACATCTTCTAATCGCGATTGCAAATTCCCCCACCCGACCCCACATCCCCACACCTGCACAAAGCCGGCAGGGATCCGGGTGTGACTCTTTAAAGGAAGAGCGTGGGTGCAGCTGGGGTCCATGCTCCCCagctgtgaccttgggctagtCCCTTCATTCCCGACGGTTCAGTCTCCTCATCCATAAGACAAGCCGGGTGG
The nucleotide sequence above comes from Bos indicus isolate NIAB-ARS_2022 breed Sahiwal x Tharparkar chromosome 7, NIAB-ARS_B.indTharparkar_mat_pri_1.0, whole genome shotgun sequence. Encoded proteins:
- the SIRT6 gene encoding NAD-dependent protein deacylase sirtuin-6 isoform X1 gives rise to the protein MSVNYAAGLSPYADKGKCGLPEVFDPPEELEQKVWELAQLIWQSSSVVFHTGAGISTASGIPDFRGPHGVWTMEERGLAPTFDTTFENAQPTKTHMALVQLERVGLLHFLVSQNVDGLHVRSGFPRDKLAELHGNMFIEECVKCKMQYVRDTVVGSMGLKPTGRLCTVAKSRGLRACRGELRDTILDWEDSLPDRDLTLADEASRNADLSITLGTSLQIRPSGNLPLATKRRGGRLVIVNLQPTKHDRHADLRIHGYVDEVMTRLMKHLGLEIPAWDGPHMVERALPPLPRPPAPKLEPKEEASPQLNSPVPANPKQEPTAEPCTQHNGSGPTSPKRERPDSPSPHRPPKRVKTEVVPS
- the SIRT6 gene encoding NAD-dependent protein deacylase sirtuin-6 isoform X2, coding for MQTRASAVYPRGPHGVWTMEERGLAPTFDTTFENAQPTKTHMALVQLERVGLLHFLVSQNVDGLHVRSGFPRDKLAELHGNMFIEECVKCKMQYVRDTVVGSMGLKPTGRLCTVAKSRGLRACRGELRDTILDWEDSLPDRDLTLADEASRNADLSITLGTSLQIRPSGNLPLATKRRGGRLVIVNLQPTKHDRHADLRIHGYVDEVMTRLMKHLGLEIPAWDGPHMVERALPPLPRPPAPKLEPKEEASPQLNSPVPANPKQEPTAEPCTQHNGSGPTSPKRERPDSPSPHRPPKRVKTEVVPS